Part of the Schistocerca cancellata isolate TAMUIC-IGC-003103 chromosome 9, iqSchCanc2.1, whole genome shotgun sequence genome is shown below.
ATTTGCAAATAATTATCTGAACCTGCTTAAATAACCATTTCTTTCACCTAATAAGTctgatttactttatttttatagtGCTTGTCCTGAGTTTATATGTAACATATCTTTTTTGTGCTGCAAATCCTTTTTTTctgattcattattttatttttttttctttcccttcttaACTGTTACTAATCATCACAACAAATCTCTTCTGATAACACTCTGTGACAATTTTTATCTCACCTTTGTGTGGTATTGGTTTGTAACTTTGTGTTTTTATGCATGCTGTGTGTGTCACTAACCATTTTTACGACATGCAAATGCCATAGACAATAGTAAATTTTCTTGGCCCCCTAAACAAGGGGATCAGTATACCTCATCAGTCCCTACGGCTACTCCATTGTACATACCTCCTCCACATTTGCAAAACACTCCTAGACCTGATAAACCAGATAGCAAGAGCACATTACCACAATTGTCCCAGAACAACATACCAGAAACAATTTCACAAGCTCCTGCTGTGAATGTCACCTATCCTGAGGGTACTTCAGCTGTTGCAAGTGAACAGCATTCTGGAGCTTTCCCACAACCTTACAGTGAGTTTTTGCAAACACAGTGGAATGCAGTTTCCTCTGAAGATGCCCTTAAGCAGGAAACTCAGTCACCTTCTTACGAACAATACCAAACAACTTCACAAGCTCCTGCCATGAATGTCACCTGTCCTGAGGACATATCAGCTGTTGAAAGTGAGCAACAGCCTGAAACAACCACAGCTTTCCCTCAATCTTATAGTGACTTTTTGCAAACTCAATGGAATGCAGTTTCTGCAGATTCCATTGAGCAGGAAACCCAGTTGCCTGTGTACGAACAACATGAGTCACAAGTTGAATGTGACACTGTATCAGAGCAGAAAGATGAAAAATATAGTGCTCCACAAGAGAAGATGGAAAGTGCCCTGCAAGATAAGGTGGAGAGTGCTCCATCAGATAAATTGGAGTGTGCTCCACAAAATAAAGAATCAACATTTGAATATAGTTCTGATTCCAGTCAGAATATTTCACAGGAAGTGAGTCAAGAACAGCAAAGGATAGAGCATTCTGACAGCACAAAACATACCCAACAAAAAGAAAGTATTTCCGAGGTTAATAACATAGGCAGCACAGAGTCTCCACAACTGGTATTAGAGGCAACTGAGCAACGATCAGAAGAGTCTTCAGCTGCACTTACAAAGACCATTAGGACAGTAAAGGTTTCAGAGGAATTTTCACatgaaagaaaggaaatagaaatctTAAAGGCAACCAGTGGTGGGATAGTCACTGAAACTGTGAAGACTGGTGCCACCGAGACAAACATAAAGCATGAGTCTCAGCAGAAAAGCACAGAAGTATCACAACAAGGGGTCCAGAATTTGTCTGGGATTATTCCTCCCAGAGAAACAACTCAGAGTACACTAAAATCTAAACAGATATCTGAATATACCGAAGCAGATAACTATACTATAAAATGTGAAATGCAGAACAGTGGTGAAGGGCACCAAGATCATGTTCAGGGTAAAGAACAAACTTTAAATAATATTACAAATCAAGTAGACAGTCACGAAAGAATCAGTTGCCAAGAATTGCAAGAAATGAAAGATTATTTTGCTTCTGATGCTGGCCAAATGTCAAAATGGGCTACTACAGCTAGTGCTTCAACTTTTCAAGAACAGTTAGCAGAACGTCCGAGGTCACCCCCACCACCCCCACGTAGTTCACCCATAGATCCGCAATTGCAGTCACTACCACATTCAAAAAAGAGAATTTCTATGCTTGAGGCACTCACAATAGCCCCAGAAAAACCATATTCACAATTGTCAGTTGAGACAACGGGAAACATATCAAGCAGTGCATTACCAGGACTAGCTAACGTGCTTCTGAATGTCGAACAGAGCAATAGCGAGATGGTGAAACCTCAGCACCCTAAGGCTCAGGTGAAGAGGCAACAGCAAGAAACccagaaaaaaattgaatatacTGCTCCAACTCAACAGCAACATACACAAACGtcccaagaaaaagaaaaaagattttcaGCCAGAACAGGGCTTTGCCCTGCTTCAGTAGTACCACAGTACCAACAGGATCTAGAACGGTTTCAGATGCAACGAGCCCTCTCCCCTGCTCCACACTACAGGGTCCCTGGATCAAGGAGCCCAAGTCCAGCACCTGTCACTGATCCTGAAGCAGTCAGACATGCTTACAGATTTGGTGCACCACTCGAGCCCAGAGGAATGCACAAGAGTGCTAAGGATTTAGAAACTGTTTCAGCATTAACTGTACAACAGGCACCAGAGCACAAGCAAGTTCCCCAGCAAAATATTCAGCAAGCAGTTCATACAACAGCAGCACAGTCATCACACTTCGAAAGAAATAAGCAAATAAAGCATACATCTTTGACACAGCACCCATCTAAACAAACTTCTCAAGAAAAAGCAAAAAAACAACCAGTGAGAGCATCATCAGGGCTTCGTGGGGCTTCAACATTACCATATTACCAGCGAGATTTAGAACGGTATCAAGTGCAACGTGCACTTTCCCCTGCGCCTCACTTTAGGGTCCCTGGCTCAAGGAGTCCAAGCCCAGCACCTGTGATTGATCCAGAATCATTCAAACATGCATATAAATTTGGTGGTGAAGTTGAGCCCCGAGGAATGCACAGGAGTCATGCAGAGACTGAAACAATTACAGCAACAACCACACAACAGATGTCAACAGAAAAGCAAATTTCTCAGCACACTACCCATATTAAAACATCACAGTTATTACAAACAGATAAAAAATTACCTCAGTTAGCTCAAAAAAATATTCCCAAATTGCCACAAAACCAGGATAAAAAAACATTTAATGAAAAACAGCTGATCCAAAACCGGAAACAAGTTTCCTTCAGCCCTCACATTAAGGTGGCTACTCCATTCCAGCAGGCTGGATTTCAGACTCAGACAAGTTTGCCTTTCCCTCATATTCCCCTCCCAGGTGATCAGGCCACCATGTGTCCACCCCAGAATGTTCCCGTTCCAAATAGTCCTCTGTCACAAGAACCCCATTTTCAGCCTCCCAGTGCATTAATCACAAATATCCCATCCATCTCCGCTCCACCACTCCAAGATCCAAAGAAGCCAAGCTGTACAGCAGCGCCGcctgcaggtggtggtggtggtgttggtggtggaaaggcatcaggaactGTGGCTGGCTCCACGACTCCCCGTCGTGGTCGTGGCATCCTCAACCAGCCTGGTGGTCGCATCCCACTTTGCGGCAGCTGTAATTCGCAAATCAGGTATTGCCAAAAATACAAATGTGAACAACCAACTGAATAGCTCCcattttttgagtgaaaaaataaCCTAATGGCATGGTGTACTTAGTTAACATTGATGACAGTAGCAAACTGTAAGATGTAAGCTGCATGTGACTGAAGTAATGACATGATGAACACGAATTACAGTTTGAAGGGTGATCAAGCAGCTGTCCTATTATGAGCTCATGTTATTGTGTTACTGATAGTCTGTGTTCCTTAAGGTTAACTTAGAATAGTTCATGTTCTTGTGAGTGCTCTATTAATGTGTCAAATAAAGTATTTATACTAAAATGCAACATTTTGATGATCTCAGTACAATTCCTGTGACTTGATGCATCACGCATTAATATGAAACAATCATGTCACATGACTGTCAAATTCCATCATGCAGCCATTATACAACTTCAGTGAACACACATCTCAGCCAACCACTGATGATTGGCAACATGCCTACAAATGCACTTGTGAACTCTGTAGGAGACAAATCTCCACCCTTCTGACAAGAAAATGCTGTTCTGTGGTTTAAGCAATTTGAAAGCCAGTTTGTGTAGCTGCCCTATATGCTGACTAAACCAGGTATATTTACATTGTCAGTGTTCTCATTGAGTTGGACTTTTACTACCATCTGAAGGACATATCTGTCTAACAGCCATCGTCTGCTTCCCTCTCTGACATGAAGTTTTTCTGAAGGTTGACACTGCGAGTGAAACTGGCACCTCCCTTCTTCATGGATGGAATGCTCGTTTCAGAGTGCCTCACCATACCATTATTCAGATCAATCACTGTTTGACTGTGTATGAAGTACATCTAGACTGCAGCTTTTCACCCAGCAGCAAACGGTTTTTTTGAGCATTTATGCCGCCAATTAAAAGTGTCTGTAAGGTGCCACAAATCAGTGTTGGGCAGAAACACTCTCCATTGAACTACTGAGCCTCTGACTACCATCAAGGAAGATCTTGATGCTACAGTAGCAGAACTGTTCAATGGCCAACCAGCCAAGTTACCCTGTGCATTCTtcagtaatacactgaggtgacaaaagtcaggggatgacaatatgcacatatacagatggtggtagtatcacgtacacagcatgtaaaagggcagtgcactggctgagctgtcattggcagagctgtcatttgtactcaggtcattcatgtgaaaaggattctgatgtgaattgacagactttgaacatggtatGGTATTTGCAGCTAgacacttgggacattccatttcagataaCATTAGGACATTCAATATTCCAAGCTTGACAGTGTCAACAGTGTATgctgagaatatcagatttcaggcattacctctcaccacagacaacacagtggctgatggccttcatttAATGACTGAGAGCGATGGTGTTTGGtacagttgtcaatgctaacagacaagtaaaaatgcatgaaataaccacagaaatcattgtgggatgcagcagatgactgacgcgagtgcctttgctaaaagcacaacaCTGCTGcagcataatggtgtggactgtgtttatatggaatggcctgggttgtctggtccaactgaactgatcattaatTGGAAGTGATCATTGATTGGAAGTGGATTTGTTCAGCTGCTTGGAGattatctgcagccattcatggacttcatgttcccaaatgatggaatttttatggatgacacaactgtgtggtttgaagaacatatcttgacaattcgagcaaatgattcagCCACCtggatcacctgacatgaatcccattcaacatctgtgggacataatcaagaggtccgtttgtgcacaaaatcctacaccagcagcacttttgcaattatggatggttgCAGAGGTAGCAACTTGACTTGACTCAACAAGCTGTTGAGAGGCAGAAAAAAATGTACAGAAAGGAATACTTTAAAAGTGTATTTGTGCAAATACATTTGTCCAGCCTCATGAAGGGGATCACCATCCCCCccacccatcacacacacacacacacacacacacacacacacacacacacacacacccttggctTTCTAATGAAGTCAAGTTGCTGCACTGTATCGGGCAAAAGGAGGTTATAGACAATATTaggtagtatcctatgacttctgtcacctcagtgtatggcaAATAACGTTATTTAGGCATCAGAATTTTTTCAATAATTACCTTCATACATTCATCAAGTTTGGCCAGTTACACTGAGAGCATcatactcatcatcatttcccctCTGCTTTCGACATGTGACCAGGTCTTCATCAGACATGATGCTATGCAAAAGCCCCTGCTGCCTCTGTGTGGTGCACGATAAACAGTTCTTAGTTGAAAAGACAAAATATTTAAGATCGATGCCAATCGAATTCCAACTATGATTTCCATTGATTGCATTAAACTGGCTTTCGGCATCACCGATTCTGGTACCTGTGAAACAGATAAGGTGCAGTGAATGCTAGAGATGATGACTGGTCATTCTATGACAGACTTGGCCACCATTTCAACCCCCCCACAGTTGTCACTCAGTCTGTTTGTCATATCCATTTTAATAGAAACTATCATTAGAACTTGAGGGGGGGATGATGAATGAGGAAACCACT
Proteins encoded:
- the LOC126101076 gene encoding PDZ and LIM domain protein Zasp isoform X3; translated protein: MAQLINVKLSRFDSQPWGFRLQGGKDFGMPLVIQKVNGGSLAEKAGLQAGDALIRVNDVELFNLRHKEAQDALVRAGNSFELAVQRGGSTWKPTVTPVGPTPPVGAHPGPVTKTSLAARPAAPATRIGSAHNVSARPFAPQINGALGTDTVKSIVNKQYNSPVGMYSEETIAETLSAQAEVLAGGVLGVNFKKNEKNYNAEKSEVFKMVQEIDKEPREPEPDVSAQSATGVPPVSGLRHVSAPETKPAPSTPHDALPPGQNICAECERLIVGVFVRIKDKNLHAECFKCATCGTSLKNVGYYNINNKLYCDIHAKLVARQNPPAPNLEPVTIPPGSRIPSSTISSALASAAVRPSPLSAPAPVAPPVSRPVPSAAPLSPSSPQPGTLGPMPFHQVDQHSVADDKKVLENNLKNVTEAFPALSIDATDDKGIQRPTDSMKAPRHGTSHVTPPSPVQAPSSLAGPKPFGSVSSSTTARPAPDNSKFSWPPKQGDQYTSSVPTATPLYIPPPHLQNTPRPDKPDSKSTLPQLSQNNIPETISQAPAVNVTYPEGTSAVASEQHSGAFPQPYSEFLQTQWNAVSSEDALKQETQSPSYEQYQTTSQAPAMNVTCPEDISAVESEQQPETTTAFPQSYSDFLQTQWNAVSADSIEQETQLPVYEQHESQVECDTVSEQKDEKYSAPQEKMESALQDKVESAPSDKLECAPQNKESTFEYSSDSSQNISQEVSQEQQRIEHSDSTKHTQQKESISEVNNIGSTESPQLVLEATEQRSEESSAALTKTIRTVKVSEEFSHERKEIEILKATSGGIVTETVKTGATETNIKHESQQKSTEVSQQGVQNLSGIIPPRETTQSTLKSKQISEYTEADNYTIKCEMQNSGEGHQDHVQGKEQTLNNITNQVDSHERISCQELQEMKDYFASDAGQMSKWATTASASTFQEQLAERPRSPPPPPRSSPIDPQLQSLPHSKKRISMLEALTIAPEKPYSQLSVETTGNISSSALPGLANVLLNVEQSNSEMVKPQHPKAQVKRQQQETQKKIEYTAPTQQQHTQTSQEKEKRFSARTGLCPASVVPQYQQDLERFQMQRALSPAPHYRVPGSRSPSPAPVTDPEAVRHAYRFGAPLEPRGMHKSAKDLETVSALTVQQAPEHKQVPQQNIQQAVHTTAAQSSHFERNKQIKHTSLTQHPSKQTSQEKAKKQPVRASSGLRGASTLPYYQRDLERYQVQRALSPAPHFRVPGSRSPSPAPVIDPESFKHAYKFGGEVEPRGMHRSHAETETITATTTQQMSTEKQISQHTTHIKTSQLLQTDKKLPQLAQKNIPKLPQNQDKKTFNEKQLIQNRKQVSFSPHIKVATPFQQAGFQTQTSLPFPHIPLPGDQATMCPPQNVPVPNSPLSQEPHFQPPSALITNIPSISAPPLQDPKKPSCTAAPPAGGGGGVGGGKASGTVAGSTTPRRGRGILNQPGGRIPLCGSCNSQIRGPFITALGKIWCPEHFICVNGQCRRPLQDIGFVEEKGELYCEFCFEKYIAPTCDKCNTKIKGDCLNAIGKHFHPECFLCAYCGKLFGNSPFFLEDGLPYCEADWNELFTTKCFACGFPIEAGDRWVEALNNNYHSQCFNCTNCKKNLEGESFYAKGGRPFCKAHAR
- the LOC126101076 gene encoding PDZ and LIM domain protein Zasp isoform X1, producing MAQLINVKLSRFDSQPWGFRLQGGKDFGMPLVIQKVNGGSLAEKAGLQAGDALIRVNDVELFNLRHKEAQDALVRAGNSFELAVQRGGSTWKPTVTPVGPTPPVGAHPGPVTKTSLAARPAAPATRIGSAHNVSARPFAPQINGALGTDTVKSIVNKQYNSPVGMYSEETIAETLSAQAEVLAGGVLGVNFKKNEKNYNAEKSEVFKMVQEIDKEPREPEPVVPSGPSYFSRASHAVGGRATSPRPLTPLAQQLPPPGSVPSAPFGATSATAPTTTAGASEGVPTCGDCGRPIVGVFVRIKDKNLHAECFKCATCGTSLKNVGYYNINNKLYCDIHAKLVARQNPPAPNLEPVTIPPGSRIPSSTISSALASAAVRPSPLSAPAPVAPPVSRPVPSAAPLSPSSPQPGTLGPMPFHQVDQHSVADDKKVLENNLKNVTEAFPALSIDATDDKGIQRPTDSMKAPRHGTSHVTPPSPVQAPSSLAGPKPFGSVSSSTTARPAPDNSKFSWPPKQGDQYTSSVPTATPLYIPPPHLQNTPRPDKPDSKSTLPQLSQNNIPETISQAPAVNVTYPEGTSAVASEQHSGAFPQPYSEFLQTQWNAVSSEDALKQETQSPSYEQYQTTSQAPAMNVTCPEDISAVESEQQPETTTAFPQSYSDFLQTQWNAVSADSIEQETQLPVYEQHESQVECDTVSEQKDEKYSAPQEKMESALQDKVESAPSDKLECAPQNKESTFEYSSDSSQNISQEVSQEQQRIEHSDSTKHTQQKESISEVNNIGSTESPQLVLEATEQRSEESSAALTKTIRTVKVSEEFSHERKEIEILKATSGGIVTETVKTGATETNIKHESQQKSTEVSQQGVQNLSGIIPPRETTQSTLKSKQISEYTEADNYTIKCEMQNSGEGHQDHVQGKEQTLNNITNQVDSHERISCQELQEMKDYFASDAGQMSKWATTASASTFQEQLAERPRSPPPPPRSSPIDPQLQSLPHSKKRISMLEALTIAPEKPYSQLSVETTGNISSSALPGLANVLLNVEQSNSEMVKPQHPKAQVKRQQQETQKKIEYTAPTQQQHTQTSQEKEKRFSARTGLCPASVVPQYQQDLERFQMQRALSPAPHYRVPGSRSPSPAPVTDPEAVRHAYRFGAPLEPRGMHKSAKDLETVSALTVQQAPEHKQVPQQNIQQAVHTTAAQSSHFERNKQIKHTSLTQHPSKQTSQEKAKKQPVRASSGLRGASTLPYYQRDLERYQVQRALSPAPHFRVPGSRSPSPAPVIDPESFKHAYKFGGEVEPRGMHRSHAETETITATTTQQMSTEKQISQHTTHIKTSQLLQTDKKLPQLAQKNIPKLPQNQDKKTFNEKQLIQNRKQVSFSPHIKVATPFQQAGFQTQTSLPFPHIPLPGDQATMCPPQNVPVPNSPLSQEPHFQPPSALITNIPSISAPPLQDPKKPSCTAAPPAGGGGGVGGGKASGTVAGSTTPRRGRGILNQPGGRIPLCGSCNSQIRGPFITALGKIWCPEHFICVNGQCRRPLQDIGFVEEKGELYCEFCFEKYIAPTCDKCNTKIKGDCLNAIGKHFHPECFLCAYCGKLFGNSPFFLEDGLPYCEADWNELFTTKCFACGFPIEAGDRWVEALNNNYHSQCFNCTNCKKNLEGESFYAKGGRPFCKAHAR
- the LOC126101076 gene encoding PDZ and LIM domain protein Zasp isoform X2, whose protein sequence is MAQLINVKLSRFDSQPWGFRLQGGKDFGMPLVIQKVNGGSLAEKAGLQAGDALIRVNDVELFNLRHKEAQDALVRAGNSFELAVQRGGSTWKPTVTPVGPTPPVGAHPGPVTKTSLAARPAAPATRIGSAHNVSARPFAPQINGALGTDTVKSIVNKQYNSPVGMYSEETIAETLSAQAEVLAGGVLGVNFKKNEKNYNAEKSEVFKMVQEIDKEPREPEPVVPSGPSYFSRASHAVGGRATSPRPLTPLAQQLPPPGSVPSAPFGATSATAPTTTAGASEGVPTCGDCGRPIVGVFVRIKDKNLHAECFKCATCGTSLKNVGYYNINNKLYCDIHAKLVARQNPPAPNLEPVTIPPGSRIPSSTISSALASAAVRPSPLSAPAPVAPPVSRPVPSAAPLSPSSPQPGTLGPMPFHQVDQHSVADDKKVLENNLKNVTEAFPALSIDATDDKGIQRPTDSMKAPSSLAGPKPFGSVSSSTTARPAPDNSKFSWPPKQGDQYTSSVPTATPLYIPPPHLQNTPRPDKPDSKSTLPQLSQNNIPETISQAPAVNVTYPEGTSAVASEQHSGAFPQPYSEFLQTQWNAVSSEDALKQETQSPSYEQYQTTSQAPAMNVTCPEDISAVESEQQPETTTAFPQSYSDFLQTQWNAVSADSIEQETQLPVYEQHESQVECDTVSEQKDEKYSAPQEKMESALQDKVESAPSDKLECAPQNKESTFEYSSDSSQNISQEVSQEQQRIEHSDSTKHTQQKESISEVNNIGSTESPQLVLEATEQRSEESSAALTKTIRTVKVSEEFSHERKEIEILKATSGGIVTETVKTGATETNIKHESQQKSTEVSQQGVQNLSGIIPPRETTQSTLKSKQISEYTEADNYTIKCEMQNSGEGHQDHVQGKEQTLNNITNQVDSHERISCQELQEMKDYFASDAGQMSKWATTASASTFQEQLAERPRSPPPPPRSSPIDPQLQSLPHSKKRISMLEALTIAPEKPYSQLSVETTGNISSSALPGLANVLLNVEQSNSEMVKPQHPKAQVKRQQQETQKKIEYTAPTQQQHTQTSQEKEKRFSARTGLCPASVVPQYQQDLERFQMQRALSPAPHYRVPGSRSPSPAPVTDPEAVRHAYRFGAPLEPRGMHKSAKDLETVSALTVQQAPEHKQVPQQNIQQAVHTTAAQSSHFERNKQIKHTSLTQHPSKQTSQEKAKKQPVRASSGLRGASTLPYYQRDLERYQVQRALSPAPHFRVPGSRSPSPAPVIDPESFKHAYKFGGEVEPRGMHRSHAETETITATTTQQMSTEKQISQHTTHIKTSQLLQTDKKLPQLAQKNIPKLPQNQDKKTFNEKQLIQNRKQVSFSPHIKVATPFQQAGFQTQTSLPFPHIPLPGDQATMCPPQNVPVPNSPLSQEPHFQPPSALITNIPSISAPPLQDPKKPSCTAAPPAGGGGGVGGGKASGTVAGSTTPRRGRGILNQPGGRIPLCGSCNSQIRGPFITALGKIWCPEHFICVNGQCRRPLQDIGFVEEKGELYCEFCFEKYIAPTCDKCNTKIKGDCLNAIGKHFHPECFLCAYCGKLFGNSPFFLEDGLPYCEADWNELFTTKCFACGFPIEAGDRWVEALNNNYHSQCFNCTNCKKNLEGESFYAKGGRPFCKAHAR
- the LOC126101076 gene encoding PDZ and LIM domain protein Zasp isoform X4, whose protein sequence is MAQLINVKLSRFDSQPWGFRLQGGKDFGMPLVIQKVNGGSLAEKAGLQAGDALIRVNDVELFNLRHKEAQDALVRAGNSFELAVQRGGSTWKPTVTPVGPTPPVGAHPGPVTKTSLAARPAAPATRIGSAHNVSARPFAPQINGALGTDTVKSIVNKQYNSPVGMYSEETIAETLSAQAEVLAGGVLGVNFKKNEKNYNAEKSEVFKMVQEIDKEPREPEPVVPSGPSYFSRASHAVGGRATSPRPLTPLAQQLPPPGSVPSAPFGATSATAPTTTAGASEGVPTCGDCGRPIVGVFVRIKDKNLHAECFKCATCGTSLKNVGYYNINNKLYCDIHAKLVARQNPPAPNLEPVTIPPGSRIPSSTISSALASAAVRPSPLSAPAPVAPPVSRPVPSAAPLSPSSPQPGTLGPMPFHAPRHGTSHVTPPSPVQAPSSLAGPKPFGSVSSSTTARPAPDNSKFSWPPKQGDQYTSSVPTATPLYIPPPHLQNTPRPDKPDSKSTLPQLSQNNIPETISQAPAVNVTYPEGTSAVASEQHSGAFPQPYSEFLQTQWNAVSSEDALKQETQSPSYEQYQTTSQAPAMNVTCPEDISAVESEQQPETTTAFPQSYSDFLQTQWNAVSADSIEQETQLPVYEQHESQVECDTVSEQKDEKYSAPQEKMESALQDKVESAPSDKLECAPQNKESTFEYSSDSSQNISQEVSQEQQRIEHSDSTKHTQQKESISEVNNIGSTESPQLVLEATEQRSEESSAALTKTIRTVKVSEEFSHERKEIEILKATSGGIVTETVKTGATETNIKHESQQKSTEVSQQGVQNLSGIIPPRETTQSTLKSKQISEYTEADNYTIKCEMQNSGEGHQDHVQGKEQTLNNITNQVDSHERISCQELQEMKDYFASDAGQMSKWATTASASTFQEQLAERPRSPPPPPRSSPIDPQLQSLPHSKKRISMLEALTIAPEKPYSQLSVETTGNISSSALPGLANVLLNVEQSNSEMVKPQHPKAQVKRQQQETQKKIEYTAPTQQQHTQTSQEKEKRFSARTGLCPASVVPQYQQDLERFQMQRALSPAPHYRVPGSRSPSPAPVTDPEAVRHAYRFGAPLEPRGMHKSAKDLETVSALTVQQAPEHKQVPQQNIQQAVHTTAAQSSHFERNKQIKHTSLTQHPSKQTSQEKAKKQPVRASSGLRGASTLPYYQRDLERYQVQRALSPAPHFRVPGSRSPSPAPVIDPESFKHAYKFGGEVEPRGMHRSHAETETITATTTQQMSTEKQISQHTTHIKTSQLLQTDKKLPQLAQKNIPKLPQNQDKKTFNEKQLIQNRKQVSFSPHIKVATPFQQAGFQTQTSLPFPHIPLPGDQATMCPPQNVPVPNSPLSQEPHFQPPSALITNIPSISAPPLQDPKKPSCTAAPPAGGGGGVGGGKASGTVAGSTTPRRGRGILNQPGGRIPLCGSCNSQIRGPFITALGKIWCPEHFICVNGQCRRPLQDIGFVEEKGELYCEFCFEKYIAPTCDKCNTKIKGDCLNAIGKHFHPECFLCAYCGKLFGNSPFFLEDGLPYCEADWNELFTTKCFACGFPIEAGDRWVEALNNNYHSQCFNCTNCKKNLEGESFYAKGGRPFCKAHAR
- the LOC126101076 gene encoding PDZ and LIM domain protein Zasp isoform X5 — protein: MAQLINVKLSRFDSQPWGFRLQGGKDFGMPLVIQKVNGGSLAEKAGLQAGDALIRVNDVELFNLRHKEAQDALVRAGNSFELAVQRGGSTWKPTVTPVGPTPPVGAHPGPVTKTSLAARPAAPATRIGSAHNVSARPFAPQINGALGTDTVKSIVNKQYNSPVGMYSEETIAETLSAQAEVLAGGVLGVNFKKNEKNYNAEKSEVFKMVQEIDKEPREPEPVVPSGPSYFSRASHAVGGRATSPRPLTPLAQQLPPPGSVPSAPFGATSATAPTTTAGASEGVPTCGDCGRPIVGVFVRIKDKNLHAECFKCATCGTSLKNVGYYNINNKLYCDIHAKLVARQNPPAPNLEPVTIPPGSRIPSSTISSALASAAVRPSPLSAPAPVAPPVSRPVPSAAPLSPSSPQPGTLGPMPFHAPSSLAGPKPFGSVSSSTTARPAPDNSKFSWPPKQGDQYTSSVPTATPLYIPPPHLQNTPRPDKPDSKSTLPQLSQNNIPETISQAPAVNVTYPEGTSAVASEQHSGAFPQPYSEFLQTQWNAVSSEDALKQETQSPSYEQYQTTSQAPAMNVTCPEDISAVESEQQPETTTAFPQSYSDFLQTQWNAVSADSIEQETQLPVYEQHESQVECDTVSEQKDEKYSAPQEKMESALQDKVESAPSDKLECAPQNKESTFEYSSDSSQNISQEVSQEQQRIEHSDSTKHTQQKESISEVNNIGSTESPQLVLEATEQRSEESSAALTKTIRTVKVSEEFSHERKEIEILKATSGGIVTETVKTGATETNIKHESQQKSTEVSQQGVQNLSGIIPPRETTQSTLKSKQISEYTEADNYTIKCEMQNSGEGHQDHVQGKEQTLNNITNQVDSHERISCQELQEMKDYFASDAGQMSKWATTASASTFQEQLAERPRSPPPPPRSSPIDPQLQSLPHSKKRISMLEALTIAPEKPYSQLSVETTGNISSSALPGLANVLLNVEQSNSEMVKPQHPKAQVKRQQQETQKKIEYTAPTQQQHTQTSQEKEKRFSARTGLCPASVVPQYQQDLERFQMQRALSPAPHYRVPGSRSPSPAPVTDPEAVRHAYRFGAPLEPRGMHKSAKDLETVSALTVQQAPEHKQVPQQNIQQAVHTTAAQSSHFERNKQIKHTSLTQHPSKQTSQEKAKKQPVRASSGLRGASTLPYYQRDLERYQVQRALSPAPHFRVPGSRSPSPAPVIDPESFKHAYKFGGEVEPRGMHRSHAETETITATTTQQMSTEKQISQHTTHIKTSQLLQTDKKLPQLAQKNIPKLPQNQDKKTFNEKQLIQNRKQVSFSPHIKVATPFQQAGFQTQTSLPFPHIPLPGDQATMCPPQNVPVPNSPLSQEPHFQPPSALITNIPSISAPPLQDPKKPSCTAAPPAGGGGGVGGGKASGTVAGSTTPRRGRGILNQPGGRIPLCGSCNSQIRGPFITALGKIWCPEHFICVNGQCRRPLQDIGFVEEKGELYCEFCFEKYIAPTCDKCNTKIKGDCLNAIGKHFHPECFLCAYCGKLFGNSPFFLEDGLPYCEADWNELFTTKCFACGFPIEAGDRWVEALNNNYHSQCFNCTNCKKNLEGESFYAKGGRPFCKAHAR